In Nicotiana tabacum cultivar K326 chromosome 19, ASM71507v2, whole genome shotgun sequence, one DNA window encodes the following:
- the LOC107787314 gene encoding alpha-crystallin domain-containing protein 22.3-like translates to MDSHWRASHTSLPNYGENNGSIPLHPEPLNVAPISCVPYTGPPIPYGYPASSSPDINAGPVSVEADTTSASKHINSQQPAGSLPAMVFFTACPAREEWDNLINYANGGIALTGSALLGKVGPLIGSIDVGESEDDYVFRVSLPGVARDEKVFRCDVGPNGKILIKGVSVTGEAMVCRDNMVFKMQSQNLCPPGEFSISFQLPGPIDHQNLTCVFGSDGIFEGVVKKKRQQVL, encoded by the exons ATGGATTCTCACTGGAG AGCATCTCACACTTCTTTGCCGAATTATGGTGAAAATAATGGTTCGATCCCACTGCATCCTGAGCCGCTTAATGTGGCCCCCATTAGTTGTGTGCCATATACTGGCCCTCCTATACCATACGGTTATCCTGCTTCATCGTCACCAGATATTAATGCGGGTCCAGTTTCAGTTGAAGCTGATACAACTTCAGCGTCCAAGCATATCAACTCTCAGCAGCCTGCTGGGAGTCTGCCTGCAATGGTTTTTTTCACTGCTTGTCCAGCCAGAGAGGAATGGGATAATCTTATAAATTATGCTAATGGTGGGATTGCACTTACTGGGTCGGCTTTGTTAGGAAAGGTTGGACCACTTATTGGATCAATTGATGTTGGTGAATCTGAGGATGACTATGTATTTCGTGTTTCACTCCCTGGGGTCGCAAGGGACGAAA AGGTCTTTCGCTGTGATGTTGGACCTAATgggaaaattttaataaaagGAGTGAGCGTGACCGGAGAGGCAATGGTTTGCAGGGACAATATGGTTTTTAAGATGCAAAGTCAGAACCTATGCCCACCGGGAGAATTTTCCATTTCATTCCAGCTACCAGGACCAATTGATCATCAAAACTTAACTTGTGTTTTTGGATCTGACGGAATATTTGAAGGAGTTGTGAAGAAAAAAAGACAGCAGGTCCTTTAA